TTACACTTTATGCACtagaaacaaagatgaaaaatggTGCAGCTTGTATGGAAcataaacagcatttttatatttatctgcaCTGGTGTAGTGGGGACAAAATGGGATTTCAGATTCCAACAGGCCACACCCATAAGGAATGACTAAGGTCCATTCTGGCAGTTCAGCAGCTTACCGATTTCCCTCCACCACATCAATGAGATCATCAGCTGTGGAGTCACTGCGCAGAGTGATGTCGGCGTTGTGGATCTTGTACTCTGCCAGGATACTCTTAACCGTTTCAGCATCAAGCTCACTTTGTGCACACTACAGAGAGTGAGTGGGGTAcaacaaaagaatgaaaacaaatactttatatgcattttgcacatttttcacattgtgCTTGAATATAAGTAAAATTATATAGCCAATGATAACCTTGGCTTTggtcaaataaaaaagtaatcTTGATATTCTGCAGAAACGAAGTGCAATCTCATGCATGTCCAAAAGGGGCCAGCCTGGACAAGTGATTCAATGTGTGTTACTGggcaaaaatgtgttttgcgCAGTTGCACATTTGATTCTGGAGATTTGAAGATATGTCAATCAATATACTGCAGATTAAAAGCTTTAGcaagtttgtttaaaataatgagTTGCCACAATAAGACCCATCATCAACTACAGATAAACCAGACAACTATAATCCTACATGCCAAAAATAATTATAGAGTGACTGTTCTCATTTTGATAAGCTGCCTTTGCAGTTTCATTAGTTGGTTGAATGACAAGCTGACAACGagcattttataaaaacatctctctctctcacagacacatgcacGCACCATCACTAAACTCAGTTAGGAACTATCAACATTAGATTATTCAGTGATTAATTTAGAAGTAAAAAAATTCAAAGAAGTCTGGAACTATGTATTTAAGTTGCTGTTGTGCGGTGCCAGACGTACTGTAGCTGTGAAGTTAATGCctcctttgtctttcttcttgaAGCCGATGTTGGGTGGTTGCTTGTTAAGTCGGATGCCAAAGCCTTCTAGTTCATGTTCTATTAGCTTCTTATGAACAAGAGGCTTCAAAACATCAAGCACTATCAGGATCAGGTTGCAGGTTCGAGCCACTAAAACAAAACGAGAATAGGTTGAAGCAAAGTGAATGAAGGAATCAGTATTTACAGCATGTGTTATGCCTAAATTGCTGTTTAGTATCAAgtggacttgttttaagttcttgaGGATGTTTTGCTTTACACCtagaaggcttcatcagttcagAACTGAGGATAACCATGACTTGGGTGACTGAAAGTCCTCTCAAACATTTACAGCATGTGCCtacaaacactgtaaaaaagtaaaaaagttaGTGGTGAGACTGAAGTAGTTAATTGGATGTGTAGTGAAATGTCTGGAAAAAGGTCCAGTTGCCTTGACTCAGGTTTCAGATATACTTTAGAGGTGAGATTTGACTTTTTCCTGCTACTAGTGGTGTCCATAAAAAGACAGAATTGCAACTGTATACTTGTCAAAGTGTACATTACTTGTTAAGGCATTAGCCTAAAGTTCTGTTAAAGCAACTTATTTGTCTGCctacagagtaaaaaaaaaaaaaatcattaggCCAGATTTCTTTTTGCTTAAGTCACCGCCCTTAAACATCTGAAAAGActtggtttgttttatttttccatgtttcaATTTATGTTTCAGCTTTAGCAGAAACGGCACAAATCACATCTTTACCTGCAATGACCTGCCTGCCTCTGCCTTTGCCATCCTTGGCACCCTCAATAATTCCTGGGAGATCCAGGAGCTTAGAAGGAAGAAAGCAAGAcaataagaaaagaaacaacccaCTGAATCCAtaccaaacagaaaacacttacTGAACAAATGAGTAATTCTTTTACCTGAATTTTGGCACCTTTGTAACGAATGACTCCGGGTACTGTGGTAAGTGTGGTGAACTCGTAGGCGGCAACCTCAGAGTATACCCCTGCCAGGTTACTTAGCAGTGTAGACTTTCCTACTGAGGGAAAACCGACAAAGCCAACACGAGCATCGCCGGTTTTTGCTACATCAAAAcctaaaacaaaagaagaaagaacattaagtaaaaaataaaacaactttattcaaatgaaatgcCCATTAATTACTATGATGAAACAAGTAAATCCAGGTAATAGTAATAAGTAGACTAAGTGTCTAAAAATCATGATTTTACCTTCTCCTGTTCCACCACCACTGCCTCCTTTTGGTGTGATGAGTTCTCTCCTCAGTTTGGCCAGACGCGCTTTGAGCAGACCCAAGTGGTGAGCTGTGGCCTTGTTTCTCTGAGTCCTGGCCATCTATGAATAACAGTAACAAAACCAGCATGAGATCTTGGCATGATAACTGTAAAACCACAACACTGAACAGAGAACACAATCTCAAAAATACTCAATTTAGTATTACGGGGGATAATGGCAAACAGAAAATACGAGATATTTGAAAAGgcttgaaataataaatattttcttcaaaatTCATTTAGAATGGTTACCAAAGTAGTTAAACTTAAATGTTAGCTTATCTGAAAAATGATGCTGTCTTTAATCATATATTTATACTAATTATagacatttgaatttaaaaaataacacgaaaggaaaaaataaaacaaaaaccaatTCCAAACACTGATGACCAACACATAATGCTCTGCTTGCATTTACGTCTGTCCCCAAACCTGTGAGACCTAATCCATGATCAGTCCAACAAAGTTAAGTAACGTTAAGGAATGAATAGTGTCTAAACAGTTTCcctgtcttttctttatcaCCGTCTGCTCCGataacacatttttcattattagtcCTCTGGGATACTCTGTGGAGGCAGATTGACCAACACATTAAAAGCGTGTGCGCGGCTGCCAGCTGGTCAAACCGTACGTGTCTTTGCTACAGGCTCAGGGGATAGCCACAACCGTTGGACACCAACATACATTTCACAATACACCTGTATGTTAAATTGACACATAAAGCTAATTTCagatacacactgtaacatgtCAAGACACTGCACACCTGTTTCAATGACAAGCCCAGATGTGGGAGCTAGGCTAACTGTTTGCTAGCATTGAAAGCTAACTAGCTGTTAGCTAAACGTGACTGACTCATTGGAATCACTTTGCTATCTAGTTGTACCTTACCTCATTTTCAATCTCTGCTATTTTGGCGAGTATACTCATGGTGGCAACTCCCGCGTACAATCAACAGGAAATGAATAAAGTTGAGAATATTTTACATGCAAGTTGGTAAAGTTGTTTAGCAAGCACACCGCAACACCGCTCAAGTGCCGCTGTGCGCTAAATCACGAGGAATCTCGCGATGACAGTGTGAAACGGGAACGTGTGCCCGGAGTGTTGCCTAACAGGACAGAAATTAAAGCCACACCTAATGTCAGCTGTCTAACACACAAatactttataatattttaGCTTATGTCCTTTTAATTAAGTAAACAATCAGAATGTTTATTCCAATACTTAATAGGGAAAACCAATGAAAGGCGTTTCAGTATAATGCAATACTATTTTGTAGAAGCTCCTACAGGaactacaacaaacaaacaatagaTTTACTGCAGATACGTTTTGTTAATTTTTGGCCAGATATgacaaatacaaatgaaatgataaaacaaataacatcGCCAGCCACTTACAGTCTAAATGCCTACAGGATATTGCCTAGGACAACATTCACCCTGAAGATACACAACTTTTATGAGTGATGAGTGTAAAAGCAAGACCATTTTTttatatcaaattaaattaaactgaacataATGTGGACCTTAAATTGTGTGCTGATGTCATAGTCAAATTATGGTTTACAAGgaatcacacaaacagacattttaatgttCTATTTAATACAAATTACATAATGAAAAAGAACACAGACTTGTTAAAttgcattttcactgtttattgtttaaatcGCATAGAGTATAATCTCTCGTTGGTTTCTATGTTGCTGAAGTTTGTGGACTGAACATCTGTTGTCTATCATCTGGGTGGGCTGTTTGAACAAATTCAAATCTGATTTGATGAGTAACTAGTGACTCATGCTGTGCTCTGTGAATGTTAAGAAGACTGCGTTATCATCTATGTCCAGATATTTAACACTAATAACTCTAACAATTCTTTATATTGGCCACATTCaaatattgtttaattattttaatttgttttctgacattaaaaagtcaaaagCTAATAATGATCAGCCACTATAAGTAGATTTACCACTTCTGCACTTCAATActtctcctccagctcatcCCATGGTGCCATCTAAATTGCTTGCTGCAAAAGATAAGTCCAATCTGAATATCAATGTAATTTTGAAATCGGTGTAGTTCAGGAAAGAACCTATCACACTGCATTATGTATGCATCTTAACTCCAGTCCAAAGATGTATGAAACCATATGCTAGGTATGCTGAATTTGTCATCTCTGACATCCCCATTGTTGTTTGTGTAGTGGTAGGAGGTGTGCTTGTcctcattaaaatatataaaaataggcattttccttttaaaaggTAGTTGTGGTTTCAGCAAATCGTTGTTCAGCATTTCTTGTTACCCAACTGGGGTGACAGCAGGCATAAATAGCACAGGAAGGAAGGACAGGAGGTGAGACACAGCAAGACAAGGAGTAATTAATGGATATGTGATCACTCAGTACATTTTCGTAGACCTCTACAGGTTTAAGttaatgtttctttgttaaatgacagaaatgGGCTTTGACTTGATTCATAAACATTAGCCACAACTTGGAAATTGACAACAACAAACCCATGCCCAAACATCTCAAATGTTCTTCTTTTAATGAGCAACACATCTTTATATCATACGTCAGTCAGCATTGAAGTGCATTGATTAAAAAGTAAGTGCAAGTACAGATTCTGATGCATTCATTTTGACTAGAGGattaaattatttgaaatgtCGCCCCAAAAATAGTCATTCTACAGGGGCactctgcaaaaagaaaaccactATAGTTGATGCTGTTTCTAACCTAAAAGATATATGCTTTGTTCCTCATTTCAAGCTTTTTAAGTTATCTCTGAGTGACAGTGTGTAGGAGTGATTTCTATCTGCCTTCTGCCGTCAGGTCACTCCAGTCCATCAAACACAGCACTTTTCCTCAATAACACTGCCGTGCTCCCTGACTGATTTCAGTGGTTTCTCAGTTTGCTTTGAGGAACACAGCAACTGAATCAAGCCAGCAGAAGCACAAAGTCTGTGAGAAGCACTATTTTAGTGCAATAGTTTCACACATGGTAACCTTGCCACCTAACACTGGCTACCTCTGCATAGAGATGGAGAAGAGTTCTTATCACAGCTCCATCGATAGGCCTTCTAGTGTTTACTGAGGGAAACCCCGTTATTTGTGGTCATATCACCAGAGCAAGGATAACAACATCTTTTGaggtaataaaaaagaaataacagcaTGAAATTATCCATTAAAATGCTTTGTCCCCAGTATCTTGGATTCTGTCATCAGAATTTGGATAATATTTATTGAAACCATAAGGCTTTACGATAAATGCAACTCAGCCATATGATGGCAAAAGTCTTCTGTGTAGGCGTTCCCCTTAGACTCTAGCTGCTCTCAGAGGAGGTGGGTGGTGCTGTGGAGGACGACCTCCGTCGGGACACTGACTGTGAGCGTTCAGGACTGTGTTTGTCATAAGGCTGGAGCTGCACCTCCAGGAAGTCCCTGTGCTGCTGGCTGATGACCTGGCTGATGAGTCCTGGCAGAGCCTGCAAGTTACTCAGTAGAGTCTCCAGCTTTGTTTCTAGCAGAGCAATCCTCTTCTCCATGTCCTCGCCTCTTTCATTTAAGTCTGATATCATGTCATACATGATGTTCTGAGTCTGGAACAGGGAAAAGGAGACACGCTTAACATCATCATTTCCAAGCAGGTGTTATTTTTAGTAGACAACTTTGAAAATACTGCGTGTGTCCATTATTGGCACACAAATCATAGATCAAAACATATGCTTCTTTATTATGTCAGTAAATGCACAGTTGAAAGTGAACTGCATTATCAGATCATTCTGAGAAGAGATTTGAAAGCTTCAGATTAGAAGAGCCTCTTTCTTCATGATACATCCTACTGAGACTGCAGAATACAGGAAAAGCAGCTGTTAATTGACCAATATAAAAAACGATTAAAGCATACTTTCAAAACAAGTCAGTCTTAAAAAAGATCAAGGTTGAAGCTATCTCAGTGTAAGTGATGAGGGACAACaaccacagtcactgaaaatgTACTCTGAAGTTCTGTATTTGCTTGCTAAGCCATGGCAGAGGGACAGCAACACAAAAGGA
The Anabas testudineus chromosome 22, fAnaTes1.2, whole genome shotgun sequence DNA segment above includes these coding regions:
- the drg1 gene encoding developmentally-regulated GTP-binding protein 1, yielding MSILAKIAEIENEMARTQRNKATAHHLGLLKARLAKLRRELITPKGGSGGGTGEGFDVAKTGDARVGFVGFPSVGKSTLLSNLAGVYSEVAAYEFTTLTTVPGVIRYKGAKIQLLDLPGIIEGAKDGKGRGRQVIAVARTCNLILIVLDVLKPLVHKKLIEHELEGFGIRLNKQPPNIGFKKKDKGGINFTATCAQSELDAETVKSILAEYKIHNADITLRSDSTADDLIDVVEGNRVYIPCIYVLNKIDQISIEELDIIYKVPHCVPISAHHRWNFDDLLERMWDYLQLVRIYTKPKGQLPDYTSPVVLPDGRTSVEDFCLKIHKNLIKELKYALVWGSSVKHNPQKVGKDHVLEDEDVIQLVKK